The genomic interval ATTCACCGCCGGTCGTTGCAACGCAAACTGCGTAAGCGTGCTCCAGAGGATCCGGCAATCCCAAACGTGCCGGACGACGACGACGATATCGAGGAGTGATCGGTAGGCTTTGCCAGCAACTCGGAAACTTTCCGCTGAAGTGATGTTGGCTGAGCGGACGAGTGTTTGATACAGCAGGAGCTCCCAGTGGTCTCTGCGCGCCTTTATGCGTCGTTCACCGCTAGCCGCCGATCAACGTCCACGCGAATCCTCAGGAGCGTTTGTGACTATTCACACCGTCCGACATCGATCCGATCGCCCTCGTCATTCCCTACAGTCGCTGCTGCGTGGCCTGTTGCCGCTGGTCGCGTTGGCTGCGATGGTGCAATCGGGGTGTCATGACGGGCCGTTGTACGCGTTGAAATCCGTCAATCCGTATTTCACGATGAAAGAATGGCGGAAAGACGCAGAGCTTGGTGTGACGGACCACGAACGTCGCGAACAACTCATGCAACTGGCCGATCAGATCGGCACCATGCCCATTGAAAGGCAGCGTTTCTGGGGCAAGCACCTCAGTCGGATCATGGCCAATGACCCGAGCGCGGAAATGCGGCACTTGTCGATGCTGGCCGCCAGTCGTCTGAAGACACCGCAGGCGATCGAGTTGCTGGAGCAGGGGTTGGATGATGAGAGCATGAAGGTCCGGATGTCGGCCTGTACCGGGCTGGGCAAGCGTCCCGAACCGCAAGCCGCTCAGTTGCTGGCGTCCGCGTTCGGCACCGAGACCGACCAGGACGTCAAGAACGCAGCGATCGCTGCGTTAGGAAAGCACAAGGGACAAATCCCAATGGACTCGTTGCGTTTGGCGCTCAACGACCAAGACCCCGCGACGGTGAGCTTGGCCATGTCGTCGCTGCGAGGCGTGACCGGAAAGAACTACGGCACGACGCCTCAGCAATGGATTGCAGCCTTGGACAAAGCGACCCCGCCGACGCCGGACGGCGATGACGCCAAAGTTCGAATGGCATCGGGACAATTGCCGACCACGCGTTGAGCAACGAGCGATCATTTATGGGCGTAGTGGACGAGGTTACGAGTCCTGTCGCGCGGGACTCGTAGCCTCGTCCACTACGAATGCGTCGCTTGCTGATCGTGCGTCGGCATAATCAATCACTGCTGGGCTGCGAGGGTGGCGACGAATTCCTGGTGGCTGGGATCGGCGAGTCCCTGTTGCAGAACTTGCAGCACGCGAGCCATGTCACCATTGAGCACTGCGGTTGAATCGAGCCACAGGCCGGGGAATACTTCACTGCGGTAAATGCCATCGTCGGACGCGGGATGTCGGTCGAAGCGGCCTTCCACAAGAATGAACCAGTCGATGGCTGAATCCTCGGTCCGCCACACCACGTATTCTTTCACGCCGTTGCGGCGATAAGCATTCAGTTTTTCATGCAGGTCATAACTGACCGTGCTGGCCGCGATTTCCACAATCAGTTCAGGAGCACCCTGGATGTATCCGTCCACCAAACGAGACTGCCCACCCGCCTGCTGCGTCAGCCGTAGATATCCATCCGGCTGAGGCGCGTTGTCAACGTCCATTTGTAATGTCGAATTGTCTCCGCCTACGACGCCTGGCGTCATGACTCGATAAATCCCCAGCCACGTGATGAAGTCAAAATGAGGCTCGCCATGACGATCGGCAGAAACGGGTGATGGCATGTAAACGCGTCCTTCGATCAGTTCGGCGTGGCTGACATGAGGCATAGACTGATACCGCCGCAGGAATTCCGCTTGCGTCATCCGATCTCCGTTGCGAAGCTGCGGCCTGACCTGGACTTCGGGTTTTTCTGTGAGTGAATCAAGTTCGGTAGCCATAGCCAGACCTTCGACTTGTCGTGCGGATTTCAATGGGCATCAAACATGCAAACCTGATTCCATCATAGTGTCCGGAGTCCGAATTGTGTCCCCATGATTCCTCCCCAGACACAATTTCGCTCAACGCACTGGTTCGCTCAGTAGACCGGTTCGCTTAACAAACTGGGGAAGTATGTGACAGCGATCACTGTGACGCGATTTGCTGCGCCATCTCGATCGCTTCCTGACGAGATGTGATCTGCTCATCCAGTTGCGCTGCGCGAACGGAGCTTAGGATCA from Stieleria varia carries:
- a CDS encoding HEAT repeat domain-containing protein is translated as MTIHTVRHRSDRPRHSLQSLLRGLLPLVALAAMVQSGCHDGPLYALKSVNPYFTMKEWRKDAELGVTDHERREQLMQLADQIGTMPIERQRFWGKHLSRIMANDPSAEMRHLSMLAASRLKTPQAIELLEQGLDDESMKVRMSACTGLGKRPEPQAAQLLASAFGTETDQDVKNAAIAALGKHKGQIPMDSLRLALNDQDPATVSLAMSSLRGVTGKNYGTTPQQWIAALDKATPPTPDGDDAKVRMASGQLPTTR
- a CDS encoding Uma2 family endonuclease; the encoded protein is MATELDSLTEKPEVQVRPQLRNGDRMTQAEFLRRYQSMPHVSHAELIEGRVYMPSPVSADRHGEPHFDFITWLGIYRVMTPGVVGGDNSTLQMDVDNAPQPDGYLRLTQQAGGQSRLVDGYIQGAPELIVEIAASTVSYDLHEKLNAYRRNGVKEYVVWRTEDSAIDWFILVEGRFDRHPASDDGIYRSEVFPGLWLDSTAVLNGDMARVLQVLQQGLADPSHQEFVATLAAQQ